The Kwoniella dendrophila CBS 6074 chromosome 3, complete sequence genome contains a region encoding:
- a CDS encoding high osmolarity signaling protein SHO1 — protein MFDHGFDPGSVFRHPVFLVTFIIAIPSWIIAFAGQAAAEAKYSSADGRTPVVNTLWFNIWLQLAVIIHLL, from the exons ATGTTTGACCATGGTTTTGATCCAGGATCAGTGTTCCGACATCCAGTGTTCCTGGTAACCTTCATTATAGCTATACCCTCTTGGATTATAGCTTTTGCTGGACAAGCTGCGGCTGAAGCAAAATACT CTTCTGCTGATGGAAGAACACCCGTTGTAAATACACTATGGTTTAACATATGGCTTCAACT GGCGGTGATAATACATTTATTGTAA
- a CDS encoding serine/threonine-protein phosphatase 2A activator 2: MTTDLNNVEQPIASTSYIPPTKYILSKAHLAAFQRSKSHQDIIDFVDDLNDHVVGKKLTEAGEGSERTKPILGILESVLEIAKSTPPVDNKLSRFGNPAFKTFYDKVGEASSKLHSRINGLPAEAIPELEVYFKESWGNKQRVDYGSGMEFNFLCWLLCLTKLGVFTKDDYEFLVLGVFWRYIDVMRYLQSTYWLEPAGSHGVWGLDDYHFLPFLWGAGQLKDHKHLRPKAIHDQEILEAFTKDYMYLSCISFINSIKTASLRWHSPMLDDISAVKTWSKVNEGMKKMYKAEVLGKLPVMQHALFGSILPFPTPDQDPELKKTLEEEANDLPQPDEHGHIHVKGETGWTMDCCGIPVPSAFAAAQDGATPHGGTPTYTARSGIKPIPFD, encoded by the exons ATGACTACTGATCTAAATAACGTCGAACAGCCAATCGCATCTACATCGTATATTCCTCCAACAAAATATATCCTTTCGAAAGCTCATCTTGCCGCATTTCAACGTTCAAAATCTCATCaagatatcattgattttgttgatgatttgaatgacCACGTAGTGGGAAAGAAACTAACGGAAGCAGGTGAAGGATCTGAG CGGACAAAACCTATCTTAGGTATACTGGAATCTGTACTAGAAATAGCCAAATCAACTCCACCGGTGGACAATAAGCTGTCGAGGTTTGGTAATCCTGCCTTCAAGACATTTTATGATAAAGTTGGAGAA GCTTCAAGCAAGCTGCACTCCAGAATCAATGGACTACCTGCAGAAGCGATACCAGAATTGGAAGTTTACTTCAAGGAGTCGTGGGGTAATAAGCAGAGAGTAGACTATGGAAGTGGAATGGAGTTCAACTTTTTGTGTTGGCT TCTATGTCTGACTAAGCTAGGGGTATTTACCAAAGATGATTACGAGTTTTTGGTACTTGGTGTATTCTGGAG GTACATTGATGTAATGAGGTATCTTCAGTCGACATATTGGCTTGAACCTGCTGGATCTCATGGTGTTTGGGGTTTAGATGATTACCACTTTTTACCATTCCTATGGGGTGCTGGTCAACTTAAAG ATCATAAACATTTAAGACCTAAAGCGATACATGATCAAGAAATACTTGAAGCATTTACCAAAGATTACATGTATTTATCCTGTATATCATTtataaattcaattaaaacCGCTTCTTTAAGATGGCATTCACCAATGTTAGATGACATCTCAGCTGTGAAAACATGGTCAAAAGTCAATGAAGGTATGAAGAAAATGTATAAAGCTGAAGTgttaggtaaattacctgtaATGCAACATGCTTTATTTGgttcaattttaccttttccaacGCCTGATCAAGATccagaattgaaaaaaacattagaagaagaagcgaaCGATTTACCTCAACCTGATGAACATGGTCATATTCACGTAAAAGGCGAAACTGGTTGGACAATGGATTGTTGTGGTATTCCAG TGCCATCTGCTTTCGCTGCTGCTCAAGATGGAGCTACACCTCACGGTGGTACACCCACCTACACGGCTCGTTCAGGTATCAAGCCTATTCCGTTtgattaa
- a CDS encoding dihydroxy-acid dehydratase: MLPRQIACRTACAATSCAARAMHTSAARPAAEAINRHSRTITEPKSQGASQAMLYATDGVNTDDDLKKAMVGVASVWYEGNPCNGHILALGQRVKKSLGEAGLIGYQFGTPAVSDGISMGTSGMSYSLQSRDLIADSVESVCGGHWLDGSVVIPGCDKNMPGTLIALGRLNRPGLMVYGGTIKPGHCNGETLDIVSAFQSYGRYLQEGQTEEAEKTRYNTVRNSCPGAGACGGVLTMALGGSTNVVLHLIAIAHSVGITLTIDDFQAVSDRTPLLADLKPSGKYVMEDIHTIGGIPNVIHFLIKHGYMTGEGLTVTGKTLGENCDRWFEKHGKKWEGQQIIRPVSNPIKETGHLRILRGNLAPGGAVSKITGKEGLRFTGKCRAFDVEEDFVKAVEAGEIKKGEKTVVVLRYLGPKGGPGMPEMLKPTSLIMGAGLGYDVACLTDGRFSGGSHGFVVGHVVPEAQVGGPIALVQDGDIIDIDAVANTLNVNVSDEEMARRKAAWTAPPLKVNKGTLYKYAKLVTDASHGCVTDA, translated from the exons atgcTACCTAGGCAAATAGCTTGTAGAACTGCATGCGCCGCTACTAGCTGTGCAGCTAGAGCTATGCACACCTCTGCAGCTCGACCAGCGGCAGAAGCCATAAACAGACATTCAAGAACTATCACCGAACCAAAATCTCAAGGTGCTTCTCAG GCAATGCTGTATGCTACAGATGGGGTCAACACAGATGATGACTTAAAAAAGGCTATGGTCGGTGTGGCCAGTGTATG GTACGAAGGTAATCCTTGTAACGGCCATATCTTAGCTCTTGGTCAGAGAGTGAAGAAATCGCTCGGCGAAGCTGGTCTCATTGGATATCAATTCGGTACACCCGCTGTCTCCGATGGTATCAGTATGGGTACTTCAGGAA TGTCTTATTCCCTTCAATCTCGTGATCTCATCGCCGACTCCGTAGAAAGTGTTTGTGGTGGACATTGGCTTGATGGTTCCGTTGTCATTCCTGGTTGTGACAAAAACATGCCTGGTACTTTGATCGCTCTTGGTCGTCTTAACCGACCAGGATTGATGGTTTACGGTGGTACAATCAAACCTGGACACTGTAATGGTGAAACTTTAGATATTGTATCCGCTTTCCAAAGTTATGGTAGATACCTGCAAGAAGGTCAAAccgaagaagctgaaaagacTAGATACAACACCGTCAGAAACTCATGTCCTGGTGCAGGAGCATGCGGAGGA GTTCTTACAATGGCACTTGGTGGTTCTACCAACGTTGTCCTCCATCTCATCGCCATCGCCCACTCTGTCGGTATCACTCTCACTATTGATGATTTCCAAGCTGTCTCAGATCGAACACCTCTTCTTGCTGATCTTAAACCAAGTGGAAAATACGTCATGGAGGATATCCACACAATTGGTGGTATTCcaa ACGTCATTCACTTCCTTATTAAACATGGCTACATGACTGGTGAAGGCTTGACCGTCACTGGTAAGACATTGGGAGAAAACTGTGATCGATGGTTCGAGAAACACGGAAAAAAATGGGAAGGTCAACAGATTATCCGACCAGTCAGCAACCCAATTAAAGAAACTGGGCATCTTAGAATTCTCAGAGGTAACCTCGCTCCCGGAGGTGCTGTTTCCAAAATTACCGGAAAGGAAGGTTTACGATTTACTGGTAAATGTCGAGCATTCGATGTAGAAGAAGACTTTGTTAAGGCTGTAGAAGCTGGTGAAATcaaaaaaggagaaaagacCGTTGTCGTATTGAGATATCTCGGTCCTAAAGGTGGACCTG GTATGCCTGAAATGCTCAAGCCAACCAGTTTGATCATGGGTGCTGGTCTTGGTTATGATGTCGCTTGTCTTACTGATGGACGATTTAGTGGTGGTTCCCACGGTTTCGTTGTCGGTCATGTCGTACCAGAAGCACAAGTTGGTGGTCCAATTGCTCTTGTACAAGATGGTGATATTATCGATATTGACGCCGTCGCAAATACCCTTAATGTTAACGTTTCTGACGAGGAAATGGCACGAAGAAAAGCTGCTTGGACAGCACCACCTCTCAAGGTCAACAAAGGTACTCTTTACAAATATGCTAAACTTGTTACCGATGCTTCTCACGGTTGTG TTACCGACGCATAG